In the genome of Candidatus Campbellbacteria bacterium, one region contains:
- a CDS encoding uracil-DNA glycosylase, with translation MKALGDFNKTERMRAIRDELLVFTQSPLYEYRTRNKYFPVIGEGSHLASIMFIGEAPGRNEAEKGKPFCGAAGRILDELLTHIGLNRDAVYVTNIVKDRPPENRDPTPEEIALYGPFLDRQIAIIQPKVIATLGRFSMAYVMERLGLQNQIEPISKAHGKRYTATASYGTVDIVPLYHPASALYSRALLPTHKADIEILKNYL, from the coding sequence ATGAAAGCATTGGGTGATTTTAATAAAACAGAACGTATGCGAGCGATTCGTGATGAACTTCTTGTGTTCACACAATCACCTCTGTACGAATACCGAACACGAAATAAGTATTTTCCTGTTATTGGAGAGGGAAGTCACCTCGCCTCTATTATGTTTATTGGTGAAGCACCGGGGAGAAATGAAGCAGAAAAAGGAAAACCATTTTGTGGAGCCGCAGGACGAATTCTTGACGAATTACTCACACACATTGGACTTAATCGCGACGCTGTATATGTCACCAACATTGTTAAAGACCGTCCTCCAGAAAATCGAGACCCGACACCTGAAGAAATTGCCTTGTACGGTCCTTTTCTTGACAGACAAATTGCAATTATTCAACCAAAAGTGATAGCGACACTCGGGCGTTTTTCTATGGCGTATGTTATGGAGCGTCTTGGACTCCAAAATCAAATTGAACCAATTAGCAAAGCCCATGGAAAAAGGTATACTGCTACAGCATCATACGGGACTGTGGATATTGTTCCTCTATACCATCCCGCTTCGGCGCTGTACTCGCGGGCATTACTTCCTACACACAAAGCAGATATAGAAATTCTAAAAAACTATCTATGA